GTGGTGGGCGCCACCAATACACATGATGTGGGAGGGTCTACTCACACATATGAGCATGTCCAAGCTGATATGGACGGGGGAATTGATATTGATGCCAGCCGAGATGTGTATGAAGAGTTCATTGATACAGATGGACCAGTGGACGACGCGGAGGTCTTAGATGTACCACTGATTGAAAATAACGAGGAAGATTGCCTTACAACAGTTCCTATCCCAGAATGGTTCACATCAAACACATGGGACAATATTAATGACCCATCACCTGCATTGGGTACAGGACATCTTACAAGTTGGCATAAAGATGACCACCCAGCAAGGGGGATGCTATTCAAGAATAAAGCCTCTGTTCAATATGTGTTGACCCTCTACTCTGTGGAGCATAACAAGCAATACAAGGTCATCAAGTCTGACACCAATAGGCTGGTAGTGCGGTGTAAGAATGAGGCATGTCTGTGGTCAATTCGGGCCAATTGCAGCAAGAAGCACGGGATGTGGGTTATCAGTACATGTAAGGGTTCCCATAGTTGCTCATCCCTCCAGCTACCAACTGATGGGCGGATGATGGATTCAAAGTTCATCTCCATTGCACTTGAGAAGTATGTACGGGAAGACCTAACCCGAAAGGTAAGGGACTTGCGTAGTATGTTGCATGCAAGGCATGGGCATGATGTAACTATGTACAAGGTTTGGGAAGCCAAACAGAAGGCAGTTGCACGTATTTACGGGGATTTTGACGAGTCGTACGCAGAATTGCCACGATTTCTAGCTGCATTGTCTGATGCAGATCCGGATACTGTGACCACACTAAAGTGTGACCCCAATGTCCCGGGGACTTGTATATTCAACTCCGCGTTTTGGGCTTTCGGTCCGTGTATTAGAGGGTTTAGGCATTGCAGGCCGGTGATAAGCATAGATGCAACGCACCTTTATGGCAAGTACAAAGGAAAGCTGTTGATAGCAATGGCAACAGATGGTAACAACGAGGTTTATCCACTCGCATTTGCCGTTGTCGAAAGCGAGAGCACGGAGACATGGGGATGGTTCTTGGCATGCCTGTTGACCTATGTTACAGACCGCACCAATTTGTGTATAATATCCGACAGGCATCGTGGGATACAATCATGCTTCGATGACACCACTAGGGGCTACTTGCAACCGCCCTTAACCCATCACCGGTATTGCCTCCGCCATTTAGTAAGCAATGTTAACACTAACTTCAATAGTGTGGCCTTGAAGAACTTGGTATGGAACGCAGCAACTGCGAATCAAGTTAGGAAGTTTGAGAACACCATGGATTGCATCAAGAATGTCAACCCGGCTGCGTACGACTATCTTAAGGAGGTAAATCAAGAAAAGTGGACACTTGTACACGACCATGGGCACCGAtatggggcaatgacaaccaacctGTCAGAGTGCTTCAATGGGGTACTTAAGGGCGCACGTAGCTTGCCCATAACTGCAATGGTGAAGTTTACATTTTACAAGGTGAACTCATACTTTGACGAACGTCGAAACAAAACCCTAGAGAAGTTGGAAGAGGGGCAAGTGTGGTGCAAATATGCCTATGACAAGTTCGAGGAAAATCAAGAGAAGGCGAAGCTCCATATTGTTAGAAGGATGAGTGCGCAACAACGGTTATATACAGTGGAGACACAGTCTTCACTGTTGAACACTGGCGGGGGAGATCACACCCATAGGGTTTCCCTCATAGACATGACATGCACGTGCGGCAAATGGGAAGCAAACAAGATCCCTTGTTCCCACTTGATAGCAGTTTGTGCCAAACACAACCATGATGCCACTGAGTATATGGATCATTTCTACCGCCTTGAAGAACGCTATCACAGCTATGAGCCTATATTCCAACCACTAAAAGATAGGTTGGAATGGCCGGAGCCAGCAGAAAGGAGAACCGTAATGCCAAACCAGCGGTTGATCCGTGAAAAAGGTCGGCCCAAGTCCACGAGAATCCGCAATGAGATGGATGATGAGGATAGGGAGTTGCCAACCTCATTGTGGATTGAGAATGGACCAAAGTTGAAGTGTGGGTTGTGTCGCCAAGAGGGTCATAACCGTCGTACATGTCCAACTCGAAATGTGGCTTCAACAAGCCATAGTGCTATGTAGCAGGTAACAATTACAAATCTTAGTAACAAGGGGGTATCATAAGTTATTCTTCTTTACATGTTTAGATATTACATTATATGAGTTATAATTAAGATGTGGGCAGTAATTTGTAGTATTCTTTCAATCTTATTGTTTGTGGTGTACATATTCTAGTAT
This genomic stretch from Quercus robur chromosome 4, dhQueRobu3.1, whole genome shotgun sequence harbors:
- the LOC126721357 gene encoding uncharacterized protein LOC126721357, translating into MGRHCFYVYYDGEQYFHDLHGLSYKGESVKQKFIELKWGTHLRKMHRKIMEALRLDKESHKISIVYRAPQILVSTQVVYNSNPLGCDADVDMMWAVIKRTPQFIASDLYVTVEAVGFHGSASSQHASRVEEPHSLSVDVHPPFAYATPFPYNNQPCAIDHLDNTEVVGATNTHDVGGSTHTYEHVQADMDGGIDIDASRDVYEEFIDTDGPVDDAEVLDVPLIENNEEDCLTTVPIPEWFTSNTWDNINDPSPALGTGHLTSWHKDDHPARGMLFKNKASVQYVLTLYSVEHNKQYKVIKSDTNRLVVRCKNEACLWSIRANCSKKHGMWVISTCKGSHSCSSLQLPTDGRMMDSKFISIALEKYVREDLTRKVRDLRSMLHARHGHDVTMYKVWEAKQKAVARIYGDFDESYAELPRFLAALSDADPDTVTTLKCDPNVPGTCIFNSAFWAFGPCIRGFRHCRPVISIDATHLYGKYKGKLLIAMATDGNNEVYPLAFAVVESESTETWGWFLACLLTYVTDRTNLCIISDRHRGIQSCFDDTTRGYLQPPLTHHRYCLRHLVSNVNTNFNSVALKNLVWNAATANQVRKFENTMDCIKNVNPAAYDYLKEVNQEKWTLVHDHGHRYGAMTTNLSECFNGVLKGARSLPITAMVKFTFYKVNSYFDERRNKTLEKLEEGQVWCKYAYDKFEENQEKAKLHIVRRMSAQQRLYTVETQSSLLNTGGGDHTHRVSLIDMTCTCGKWEANKIPCSHLIAVCAKHNHDATEYMDHFYRLEERYHSYEPIFQPLKDRLEWPEPAERRTVMPNQRLIREKGRPKSTRIRNEMDDEDRELPTSLWIENGPKLKCGLCRQEGHNRRTCPTRNVASTSHSAM